The Streptomyces sp. NBC_01775 genome includes a region encoding these proteins:
- a CDS encoding TerD family protein, whose product MSLQKGANAPVSVNRVRVELGWQGGPGAPDVDASALLLTAAGKVRSDDDFVFYNQPVHRSGAVRHEGKRQDGTGTLETIAVELSAVEQEIGTVVVAASTDGTFGQVPGLFVRVLDAESGAETARFDASDATSETAFVLGELYRRNDAWKFRAVGQGYSSGLAGLATDFGIAVEEPASPPPPAQQASPPPAAPTQQAAPPPPLPAQQTAPPPTAPAPPAPVPPAPTAPAPTQQAAFPQAAFPQAAPPPPPPAQHAAPPPPPPAPAPPYAPAPPYAPAPAPAPAPPVRLTKITLTKAAPAVSLTKQGATSGPMRVNLSWSARKPPRGWMNKGKGAVRLEDVDLDLSCLWELQNGATGIVHPIENKFGSFDQPPYIRLDQDDRTGSSAAGENLVINLDHESEIKRILVFVVLYAGASSFAGLNGVATLTPPAGPPIEMSLDECTVSSQVAAIALIENVGGELVVRREAKYIVRPPGIMKQQAVDLEYGWGMTWHAAGKG is encoded by the coding sequence ATGTCGCTGCAAAAGGGTGCCAACGCACCGGTATCGGTCAACAGGGTCCGGGTGGAACTGGGTTGGCAAGGAGGACCGGGGGCGCCCGATGTGGACGCGTCAGCGTTGTTGCTGACGGCGGCCGGCAAGGTGCGGTCGGATGACGACTTCGTGTTCTACAACCAGCCTGTGCATCGCAGTGGTGCGGTACGCCATGAGGGCAAGCGCCAGGACGGCACGGGCACGCTCGAAACGATAGCGGTGGAGCTGTCGGCGGTGGAGCAGGAGATCGGGACCGTGGTGGTCGCGGCTTCCACCGACGGCACGTTCGGTCAGGTACCCGGCCTGTTCGTGCGCGTGCTGGACGCGGAGAGCGGCGCCGAGACGGCACGGTTCGACGCCTCGGATGCCACGTCGGAGACGGCGTTCGTACTCGGGGAGCTGTACCGGCGGAACGACGCGTGGAAGTTCCGGGCAGTGGGCCAGGGCTACTCCTCCGGCCTGGCAGGACTCGCCACCGACTTCGGTATCGCCGTCGAGGAGCCCGCCTCGCCCCCGCCGCCGGCACAGCAGGCGTCGCCTCCGCCAGCCGCACCGACGCAGCAGGCCGCACCCCCGCCGCCCCTGCCGGCACAGCAAACCGCACCTCCGCCGACCGCACCGGCGCCGCCCGCACCTGTGCCGCCCGCGCCGACCGCGCCCGCGCCGACGCAGCAGGCCGCGTTTCCCCAAGCCGCGTTTCCCCAGGCCGCGCCTCCGCCGCCCCCGCCGGCGCAGCATGCCGCGCCTCCGCCGCCTCCCCCGGCGCCCGCGCCTCCCTACGCGCCTGCCCCTCCCTATGCCCCAGCACCGGCCCCCGCGCCTGCCCCGCCCGTGCGGCTGACGAAGATCACATTGACGAAGGCAGCGCCCGCCGTGTCGCTGACCAAGCAGGGCGCCACCTCGGGACCCATGCGGGTCAATCTCTCGTGGAGCGCCCGCAAGCCACCGCGTGGCTGGATGAACAAGGGAAAGGGAGCCGTCCGGCTGGAGGACGTCGACCTGGACCTCTCCTGCCTGTGGGAGCTCCAGAACGGGGCGACGGGGATCGTCCACCCCATCGAGAACAAGTTCGGCTCGTTCGACCAGCCGCCCTACATCCGGCTGGACCAGGACGACCGGACCGGCTCAAGCGCGGCCGGTGAGAACCTCGTGATCAACCTCGATCACGAGTCCGAGATCAAGCGCATCCTGGTGTTCGTCGTCCTCTACGCCGGGGCATCGAGCTTCGCGGGCCTGAACGGGGTCGCCACGCTGACTCCGCCGGCCGGTCCGCCGATCGAGATGAGCCTGGACGAGTGCACCGTCTCTTCGCAGGTCGCTGCGATCGCGCTCATCGAGAACGTGGGCGGGGAGCTGGTCGTCCGCCGGGAGGCGAAGTACATCGTGCGCCCGCCCGGCATCATGAAGCAGCAGGCGGTGGATCTTGAGTACGGCTGGGGGATGACCTGGCACGCGGCCGGTAAGGGCTGA
- a CDS encoding DUF4913 domain-containing protein: MDGPAYTDTLRQLTLWAHHVLLPVYGREITSSAPWCSRWWDHPEAVAQFHGLWLAWAELTGPGSGLCGPANWHRDYLGPVMGVLRDPMGPFAGCKPGAHRAKDVPPVDAIDPIGPPPPPPQPPEADMGV; this comes from the coding sequence ATGGATGGGCCCGCGTACACGGACACCCTGCGGCAATTGACTCTGTGGGCGCATCACGTGCTGCTGCCGGTCTACGGCAGAGAGATCACCTCCTCGGCGCCCTGGTGCTCCCGCTGGTGGGACCACCCCGAGGCGGTCGCCCAGTTCCACGGACTGTGGCTCGCCTGGGCCGAGCTGACCGGTCCCGGCTCCGGATTGTGCGGTCCCGCCAACTGGCACCGCGACTACCTGGGACCGGTGATGGGCGTTCTGCGGGACCCGATGGGCCCCTTCGCCGGCTGCAAGCCCGGCGCCCACCGGGCGAAGGACGTTCCGCCCGTCGACGCCATCGACCCCATCGGTCCGCCGCCTCCGCCTCCGCAGCCTCCGGAGGCTGACATGGGCGTCTGA
- a CDS encoding ArsR/SmtB family transcription factor gives MSESQPSSGVAGLRVLAHPLRLRLLSLLTGKAYSAAEAARVLGQSQANVSYHLRRLHAAGLVDAAGEVPVRGGTAKRYRHDPDSGERVGQGMPQGAGVEAYLALATALGEELRRRTAQRDTADAGRMTDAEVWLEPAVWEDIKDRADKLGEDLHAHALPPGTEGAVRVSATMVLFTMAPDGDPRAPRTDRAPGTDPAPGTPGAPGVE, from the coding sequence GTGTCAGAGTCCCAGCCCTCTTCCGGCGTCGCCGGCCTGCGCGTGCTGGCGCATCCGCTGCGGCTGCGGCTGCTCTCCTTGCTGACCGGCAAGGCGTACAGCGCGGCCGAGGCGGCCCGCGTCCTGGGTCAGTCGCAGGCCAACGTCAGCTACCACCTGCGCAGACTGCACGCGGCCGGGCTGGTCGATGCGGCGGGCGAGGTGCCGGTGCGCGGCGGTACGGCCAAGCGCTACCGCCACGACCCCGACAGCGGGGAGCGGGTGGGCCAGGGCATGCCCCAGGGAGCCGGCGTCGAGGCGTATCTCGCGCTGGCGACGGCGCTCGGCGAGGAGCTGCGGCGGCGTACGGCCCAGCGGGACACGGCCGACGCGGGCCGGATGACCGACGCGGAGGTCTGGCTGGAGCCCGCCGTCTGGGAGGACATCAAGGACCGCGCCGACAAGCTCGGCGAGGACCTGCACGCCCACGCGCTCCCGCCCGGCACCGAGGGGGCCGTACGGGTCAGCGCCACCATGGTGCTGTTCACGATGGCCCCCGACGGCGATCCCCGGGCCCCCAGGACCGACCGGGCCCCCGGAACCGATCCGGCCCCCGGAACCCCCGGAGCTCCCGGAGTGGAGTGA
- a CDS encoding chitinase — MPTTSQAAPAQSSKGSAAEFVVSEAQFNQMFPNRNPFYTYGGLTAALDAFPAFANTGSDTVKRQEAAAFLANASHETGGLVHIVEQDQSNYPHYCDANQPYGCPAGQAAYYGRGPIQLSWNFNYKAAGDALGIDLLNDPYKVERDPAVSWKTALWYWNTQTGPGTMTPHNAMVNGAGFGETIRAINGSLECNGGNPGQVQSRIDKYKAFTQILGVPPGDNLSC; from the coding sequence ATGCCCACGACTTCTCAAGCGGCCCCGGCCCAGTCGTCGAAGGGCTCGGCAGCGGAATTCGTCGTGAGCGAAGCCCAGTTCAACCAGATGTTCCCGAACCGGAATCCCTTCTACACCTACGGCGGCCTCACCGCGGCCCTGGACGCCTTCCCCGCCTTCGCCAACACAGGCAGTGACACCGTCAAGCGGCAGGAAGCCGCCGCGTTCCTGGCCAACGCCAGCCACGAAACGGGCGGCCTGGTCCACATCGTGGAGCAGGACCAGAGCAACTATCCCCACTACTGCGACGCCAACCAGCCGTACGGCTGCCCCGCCGGCCAGGCCGCCTACTACGGCCGCGGCCCCATCCAGCTCAGCTGGAACTTCAACTACAAGGCGGCGGGCGACGCGCTGGGCATCGACCTGCTCAACGACCCGTACAAGGTGGAACGGGATCCCGCGGTCTCCTGGAAAACCGCTCTTTGGTACTGGAACACCCAGACCGGCCCCGGCACGATGACCCCGCACAACGCCATGGTCAACGGCGCCGGTTTCGGCGAGACGATCCGCGCGATCAACGGCTCCCTGGAGTGCAACGGCGGAAACCCGGGGCAGGTCCAGAGCCGGATCGACAAGTACAAGGCATTCACCCAGATACTGGGTGTGCCCCCGGGCGACAACCTGAGCTGCTGA
- a CDS encoding SDR family NAD(P)-dependent oxidoreductase: MAAAVPPAASRIAVVTGASSGIGAATARQLAAAGYRVVLTARREERIEALAQEINDAGHQARAYPLDVTDRAAVEEFASAFRTIGVLVNNAGGALGADTVAAGDPADWRQMYETNVIGTLNITQALLPALTDSGDGTVVVLSSTAGHGTYEGGGGYVAAKHAEHVLAETLRLEIVGTPVRVIEVAPGMVKTDEFALTRFRGDEEKAGKVYEGVAEPLTADDVAETVTWAVTRPPHVNIDLLVVRPRAQASNTKVHREG; the protein is encoded by the coding sequence ATGGCCGCCGCCGTACCCCCCGCCGCGTCCCGCATCGCTGTCGTCACCGGAGCCAGCAGCGGCATCGGCGCCGCCACGGCGCGTCAGCTGGCGGCTGCCGGTTACCGGGTCGTGCTGACAGCCCGCCGGGAGGAGCGCATCGAGGCGCTCGCCCAGGAGATCAACGACGCGGGGCACCAGGCCAGGGCGTACCCGCTGGATGTGACGGACCGGGCCGCTGTCGAGGAGTTCGCCAGTGCCTTCCGCACCATCGGTGTCCTGGTCAACAACGCGGGCGGCGCGCTCGGAGCCGACACCGTCGCCGCTGGCGACCCGGCCGACTGGCGGCAGATGTACGAGACCAACGTGATCGGCACCCTCAACATCACCCAGGCGCTGCTGCCCGCGCTCACCGACAGCGGCGACGGGACGGTGGTGGTGCTCTCCTCCACCGCGGGCCACGGTACCTACGAGGGCGGGGGCGGCTACGTGGCGGCGAAGCACGCCGAGCACGTGCTCGCCGAGACCCTCCGGCTGGAGATCGTCGGCACCCCGGTGCGGGTGATCGAGGTGGCGCCCGGCATGGTCAAGACGGATGAGTTCGCCCTCACCCGCTTCCGCGGCGACGAGGAGAAGGCCGGGAAGGTGTACGAGGGGGTGGCCGAGCCGCTGACCGCCGACGATGTCGCGGAGACCGTCACCTGGGCCGTCACCCGGCCCCCTCACGTCAACATCGACCTGCTGGTGGTCCGCCCCCGCGCCCAGGCGTCCAACACGAAGGTGCACCGGGAGGGCTGA
- a CDS encoding GntR family transcriptional regulator, which produces MPFGEQPAYLRVAGDLRKKISDGSLPPHARLPSQARIREEYGVSDTVALEARKVLMAEGLVEGRSGSGTYVREVPLPRRIARTGYRSIGECTPFRQEQSDERVQGSWESQSEQEDASPGIAERLAIEPGERVMRTRYVFRVEGDPAMLSTSWEPLTVTGRTPVMLPEEGPLGGRGVVERMAAIDLVVDNVTEEVGSRPGRAEEMNALGGVPGHAVLVVSRTYFAGKRAVETADVVAPADRFRIAYHLPVK; this is translated from the coding sequence GTGCCATTCGGTGAGCAGCCCGCATATCTGCGAGTCGCCGGAGACCTGCGCAAGAAGATCAGTGACGGCTCCTTGCCGCCGCACGCGCGTCTCCCTTCGCAGGCCCGCATCCGGGAGGAGTACGGCGTCTCGGACACCGTCGCGCTGGAGGCCCGCAAGGTGCTGATGGCCGAGGGGCTGGTCGAGGGCCGCTCGGGTTCGGGGACGTACGTCCGCGAGGTCCCGCTGCCCCGCCGTATCGCCCGGACGGGATACCGCTCGATCGGTGAGTGCACCCCCTTCCGTCAGGAGCAGTCCGACGAGCGGGTCCAGGGCAGCTGGGAGTCGCAGAGCGAGCAGGAGGACGCCTCACCCGGCATCGCCGAGCGGCTGGCCATCGAGCCGGGCGAGCGCGTGATGCGCACCCGCTATGTGTTCCGCGTGGAGGGCGACCCGGCGATGCTCTCCACCTCCTGGGAGCCCCTGACGGTGACGGGCCGCACGCCCGTGATGCTCCCCGAGGAGGGCCCGCTGGGCGGCAGGGGAGTGGTGGAGCGGATGGCGGCGATCGACCTGGTGGTGGACAACGTCACCGAGGAGGTCGGCAGCCGGCCGGGCCGCGCCGAGGAGATGAACGCCCTGGGCGGGGTGCCGGGGCACGCCGTGCTGGTGGTCTCGCGCACCTACTTCGCGGGCAAACGCGCCGTGGAGACGGCGGATGTGGTGGCGCCGGCCGACCGCTTCCGGATCGCGTACCACCTTCCGGTGAAGTAG
- a CDS encoding alpha/beta fold hydrolase gives MDRTPAGWVLDETFETPDGTLRWATFGSGDPVVLVHGTPYSSFLWRDIAPALARTRQVFVLDHLGFGQSEQRAGQDLSLAAHGRTFARLLEHWGLREPSVVAHDIGGAVVLRALLLEGARYRDLTLFDAVSGGAWERGLFQLMLEHPDVFHQLPGYAHEALVTSHLRHATHVGLRPDVLDAYLAPWRGAEGQAAYYRQYSQIRQADTEEYEPLLGGLTLPMRIVWGREDRILPPPYAEWLHTRVPHAELSWVEGAGHLLQEDAPARLLAHLTAGFPTEG, from the coding sequence ATGGACCGGACACCGGCGGGCTGGGTACTGGACGAGACGTTCGAGACGCCGGACGGGACCCTGCGCTGGGCCACCTTCGGCAGCGGGGACCCCGTCGTGCTCGTGCACGGCACCCCGTACTCGTCGTTCCTGTGGCGCGACATCGCACCCGCGCTCGCCCGCACCCGGCAGGTCTTCGTCCTCGACCACCTCGGTTTCGGACAGTCCGAACAGCGGGCCGGCCAGGACCTCAGCCTGGCCGCCCACGGCCGCACCTTCGCCCGCCTGCTGGAGCACTGGGGGCTGAGGGAGCCAAGCGTCGTCGCCCACGACATCGGCGGGGCCGTCGTGCTGCGGGCCCTGCTGCTGGAAGGCGCCCGCTACCGCGACCTCACCCTCTTCGACGCCGTGAGCGGGGGCGCGTGGGAACGGGGCCTCTTCCAGCTCATGCTGGAACACCCCGATGTCTTCCACCAACTCCCCGGCTACGCCCACGAGGCGCTGGTCACCAGCCACCTGCGGCACGCCACTCACGTCGGCCTGCGGCCCGACGTCCTCGACGCGTACCTCGCGCCCTGGCGCGGCGCCGAGGGACAGGCGGCGTACTACCGGCAGTACAGCCAGATCCGGCAGGCGGACACGGAGGAGTACGAGCCTCTGCTGGGCGGGCTGACGCTGCCGATGCGTATCGTCTGGGGCCGCGAGGACCGCATCCTGCCGCCGCCGTACGCGGAGTGGCTGCACACCAGGGTTCCGCACGCGGAGCTGTCCTGGGTCGAGGGCGCGGGCCACCTCCTCCAGGAGGACGCACCCGCACGGCTGCTGGCCCATCTGACGGCGGGTTTCCCGACAGAAGGCTGA
- a CDS encoding SPOR domain-containing protein, whose product MRSVSGDSDAVLPWQLIRQDGHGNRYRVGSYATRAEAQHLAERLGGRRNGVADGYVVEHRDRASEGSYGA is encoded by the coding sequence ATGCGAAGTGTGAGCGGCGACAGCGACGCGGTGCTGCCCTGGCAGCTCATACGCCAGGACGGCCACGGCAACCGTTATCGCGTCGGCAGCTACGCCACCCGCGCCGAGGCCCAGCATCTCGCGGAGCGGCTGGGCGGCCGGCGCAACGGGGTCGCGGACGGCTATGTGGTGGAGCACCGCGACCGCGCGAGCGAGGGCAGCTACGGAGCGTAG
- the alr gene encoding alanine racemase — MALDTTKTAQSPGDEPPPGQPGSRGPTYGEAVVDLGAIAHNTSVLAKHAGEAALMAVVKADGFGHGVLPVARTALANGATWLGVTSTTEALQLRRAGIDARILSWMHLPTEDFTAAVLADIDLSVTSVAHLAGVAAGAERAGRRASIHLKIDTGLNRNGAPPYEWPALINAARKYERDGLVQVVGLWSHLVHADEPEHPTTAGQVSRFEAAVDRARAAGLRPELLHLANSGAILGAPNTHFNLVRAGIGLYGVEPVRERHFGLRPAMTVRGWAIMARRVQGGEGVSYGHTHVTERPTGLLLMPLGFADGIPRAAAEQAQMWVAGERRPVVGRIAMDQCVINTGDAAVDVGEEVVVFGPGDRGEPTVSEWAEWAGTIPHEVLTGVGGRVTRRYLPDPPDGADAASESPHHANSDVEEGVARV; from the coding sequence ATGGCACTCGACACGACGAAAACGGCGCAGAGTCCCGGCGACGAGCCACCGCCGGGGCAGCCGGGTAGTCGCGGGCCGACGTATGGGGAGGCGGTCGTCGACCTCGGCGCGATCGCCCACAACACTTCTGTACTGGCCAAGCACGCGGGCGAGGCCGCGTTGATGGCCGTGGTGAAGGCGGACGGGTTCGGACACGGTGTCCTGCCGGTGGCTCGTACGGCGCTGGCCAACGGCGCGACGTGGCTGGGAGTCACCTCCACCACAGAGGCTCTCCAGCTGCGCAGGGCCGGAATCGACGCCCGCATCCTGAGCTGGATGCACCTGCCGACCGAGGATTTCACCGCGGCGGTGCTGGCCGACATCGACCTCTCGGTCACCTCGGTCGCTCACCTGGCCGGGGTGGCAGCGGGCGCGGAACGAGCAGGCCGGCGGGCAAGCATCCATCTGAAGATCGACACAGGGCTGAACCGGAACGGGGCGCCGCCCTATGAGTGGCCCGCTCTGATCAACGCGGCCCGGAAGTACGAGCGGGACGGACTTGTACAGGTCGTCGGCCTGTGGTCGCATCTTGTGCACGCGGACGAGCCGGAACACCCGACCACCGCTGGCCAGGTCAGCCGCTTCGAAGCCGCCGTCGACCGTGCCCGCGCGGCGGGACTCCGCCCCGAATTGCTGCATCTGGCCAATTCCGGGGCAATTCTCGGGGCGCCGAATACCCATTTCAATCTGGTTCGCGCGGGTATCGGCCTCTACGGGGTGGAGCCGGTGCGCGAGCGCCACTTCGGTCTGCGCCCGGCCATGACGGTGCGCGGCTGGGCGATCATGGCCCGTAGGGTGCAGGGCGGCGAAGGTGTCTCGTACGGACACACGCATGTCACCGAGCGCCCGACGGGGCTCTTGCTCATGCCCCTCGGCTTCGCCGACGGAATCCCGCGGGCAGCCGCCGAACAGGCCCAGATGTGGGTCGCCGGCGAGCGTCGTCCGGTGGTCGGGCGCATCGCCATGGACCAATGCGTGATCAACACCGGAGACGCCGCCGTGGACGTAGGGGAGGAAGTGGTGGTCTTCGGCCCCGGCGACCGGGGAGAGCCGACCGTTTCCGAGTGGGCGGAGTGGGCCGGAACCATTCCGCACGAAGTGCTCACCGGGGTGGGCGGGCGCGTAACCCGCCGGTATCTGCCGGACCCGCCAGATGGTGCCGACGCGGCATCGGAGTCGCCGCACCACGCAAATTCTGACGTCGAGGAGGGGGTCGCCCGTGTCTGA
- a CDS encoding VOC family protein has translation MQHSWPAHLSAGAVRFARPSARLEAVAVFYRDALGLPVLAEWRDHAGYDGVVLGLPGTPVHMEITQHGDPPHIPEPHPENQLVLYLEGPAARDEAAARLADHGHAPVPAANPYWPAHGALAFEDPDGWVVILAPWVFGRDPVPEADPEAEADPEAEADPEAEADPEAGP, from the coding sequence ATGCAGCACAGTTGGCCCGCTCACCTGTCCGCCGGGGCTGTCCGCTTCGCGCGCCCCTCCGCACGCCTTGAGGCAGTCGCCGTCTTCTACCGCGACGCCCTTGGCCTGCCCGTCCTGGCCGAGTGGCGCGACCACGCGGGCTACGACGGCGTTGTCCTCGGCCTGCCCGGCACCCCCGTCCACATGGAGATCACCCAGCACGGCGACCCGCCCCACATCCCCGAGCCCCACCCCGAGAACCAGCTCGTCCTCTATCTGGAGGGCCCGGCGGCGCGCGACGAGGCCGCGGCCCGCCTCGCCGACCACGGCCACGCCCCCGTACCGGCGGCCAACCCCTACTGGCCCGCGCACGGAGCGCTCGCCTTCGAGGACCCCGACGGCTGGGTGGTGATCCTGGCCCCCTGGGTCTTCGGCCGCGACCCGGTGCCGGAAGCGGATCCCGAAGCGGAGGCGGATCCCGAAGCGGAAGCGGATCCCGAAGCGGAAGCGGATCCCGAAGCAGGACCCTGA
- a CDS encoding aldehyde dehydrogenase family protein, whose translation MPPPAGRRNRPRLRPPPVPEPTRHRTDPRLRARPRPRLGHDRELDEPLLVSDPGTDVVSYTGSTTVGRAVLAEAARRLKPCSLELDGKTPMLVFDDADLEAAVPVLTAAVTTFSGQFCMAGSRVLAHAGIADELRRRMVAALEAVRPGPGDRPDTDMGPVVDREQALRIDGLVAESEAYGKILVRGGLLHPKGTDAFLRPSLVEIEDVDAPLVQREVFGPVATFEVFGDEDDAVRRANATEYGLAASMWTRDVDRPLRVARRIDAGTVWTNTWAAVRDQMEEGGFKQSGMGRLNGPRALAEFQEIKHLVHNA comes from the coding sequence GTGCCACCGCCTGCTGGCCGACGAAACCGACCGAGGCTCCGACCGCCACCGGTCCCTGAGCCGACTCGTCACCGAACTGACCCCCGGCTGAGGGCTCGGCCACGACCACGGCTCGGCCACGACCGCGAGCTCGACGAGCCGCTGCTCGTCTCCGACCCCGGCACCGACGTCGTCAGCTACACCGGCTCCACGACCGTGGGCCGGGCCGTCCTGGCGGAGGCGGCACGCCGGCTGAAGCCCTGCTCGCTGGAGCTGGACGGCAAGACGCCGATGCTCGTGTTCGACGACGCCGACCTCGAGGCTGCCGTACCGGTGCTGACGGCCGCTGTCACCACGTTCTCCGGCCAGTTCTGCATGGCGGGCAGCCGCGTCCTCGCCCACGCGGGCATTGCCGACGAGCTGCGCCGCCGGATGGTGGCCGCGCTGGAGGCGGTGCGCCCCGGGCCCGGCGACCGCCCGGACACCGACATGGGGCCGGTCGTGGACCGCGAGCAGGCGCTGCGTATCGACGGACTCGTCGCGGAGTCGGAGGCGTACGGGAAGATCCTGGTACGCGGCGGCCTGCTGCACCCGAAGGGGACCGACGCCTTTCTGCGGCCGTCCCTGGTCGAGATCGAGGACGTGGACGCGCCGCTGGTGCAGCGCGAAGTCTTCGGGCCGGTCGCGACCTTCGAGGTGTTCGGCGACGAGGACGACGCCGTACGGCGGGCCAACGCCACCGAGTACGGCCTCGCCGCGTCCATGTGGACACGGGATGTCGACAGGCCGCTGCGGGTCGCGCGGCGGATCGACGCGGGCACGGTATGGACGAACACCTGGGCCGCCGTCCGCGACCAGATGGAGGAGGGCGGCTTCAAGCAGAGCGGCATGGGACGGCTCAACGGGCCGCGTGCGCTGGCGGAGTTCCAGGAGATCAAGCACCTGGTGCACAACGCGTAG
- a CDS encoding MFS transporter, translating to MADTGSDSDSDRAPLRGSLRGTLRHRGFRGLALGRAMTFFGNSMAPVVLAFAVLDMGGSAVDVGLVVGARSVSNVVLLLFGGLLADRLPRAVVLQGAALAAALVQAGVGLAVLTDRAPMGGLVVLSVVQGAAAAVSIPASAALIPLTVPPGELRPANALSRMGVNTGMIAGTSLGGLLAALAGPGWGMVLNGAAFLGAAFAYRLAGREPVAGARKSAGPAHPWRDLRDGWREFVSRTWVWVVVLQFFVVNAVAAGGLQVLGPTVADDTFGRTAWGFVLATQMAGALAGGLLVARSRARHALRIGVAVVALDALPLVALAQSADVVVLLVAMFVNGIAIEQFGVAWDLSLQENVPQDKLARVYSYDALGSFLALPLGEMLAGPLAERFGTRTTLLCGTALVAVVTVAALGSRQVRELTTTSVPTPKAGSPEPDSSPGPESQPERA from the coding sequence GTGGCCGATACCGGATCCGACTCCGACTCCGACCGCGCCCCGCTGCGCGGCTCCCTCCGAGGCACCCTGAGACATCGAGGTTTCCGCGGGCTCGCGCTCGGACGGGCGATGACGTTCTTCGGGAACTCGATGGCTCCCGTCGTACTGGCCTTCGCGGTGCTCGACATGGGCGGCTCGGCCGTCGACGTGGGCCTAGTCGTCGGTGCCCGCTCGGTGAGCAACGTGGTCCTGCTGCTGTTCGGCGGGCTGCTCGCCGACCGGCTGCCCCGTGCGGTCGTGCTCCAGGGGGCCGCGCTGGCCGCGGCGCTCGTCCAGGCCGGGGTGGGCCTGGCGGTGCTCACCGACCGGGCGCCGATGGGCGGCCTGGTGGTACTCAGCGTGGTGCAGGGCGCGGCGGCGGCCGTCTCCATCCCGGCCTCGGCCGCGCTGATCCCGCTGACCGTGCCGCCGGGCGAGCTGCGGCCCGCCAACGCGCTGTCCCGTATGGGTGTGAACACCGGCATGATCGCGGGGACGTCGCTCGGCGGGCTGCTGGCGGCCCTCGCCGGGCCCGGCTGGGGCATGGTCCTCAACGGGGCCGCCTTCCTCGGCGCGGCCTTCGCCTACCGCCTGGCGGGCCGCGAACCGGTCGCGGGCGCACGGAAGTCCGCCGGGCCCGCGCACCCGTGGCGCGACCTGCGCGACGGCTGGCGGGAGTTCGTCTCCCGCACATGGGTGTGGGTGGTGGTGCTCCAGTTCTTCGTCGTGAACGCGGTGGCCGCCGGCGGCCTCCAGGTGCTGGGCCCGACGGTCGCCGACGACACGTTCGGGCGGACGGCCTGGGGCTTCGTACTGGCCACCCAGATGGCGGGCGCGCTGGCCGGCGGGCTGCTGGTGGCCCGCTCGCGGGCTCGGCACGCGCTGCGCATCGGCGTCGCCGTCGTCGCGCTGGACGCGCTGCCGCTGGTCGCGCTCGCGCAGTCGGCGGACGTGGTGGTGCTGCTGGTGGCGATGTTCGTCAACGGCATCGCCATCGAACAGTTCGGCGTCGCCTGGGACCTCTCGCTCCAGGAGAACGTCCCACAGGACAAGCTCGCCCGCGTCTACTCCTACGACGCGCTCGGCTCCTTTCTCGCCCTGCCGCTGGGCGAGATGCTGGCGGGCCCGCTGGCCGAGCGGTTCGGCACACGGACGACGCTGCTGTGCGGGACGGCGCTGGTCGCCGTGGTGACAGTGGCCGCGCTGGGCAGCCGCCAGGTCCGCGAGCTGACGACCACGAGCGTGCCCACGCCGAAGGCCGGATCGCCGGAGCCGGACTCCAGTCCCGGGCCCGAGTCCCAGCCGGAACGAGCCTGA